The window CTCGCCGCTACTGCGGCCACCTTCGGGTTCTTCACGGCGGTGGATACGGCCACGGACGCGCTGGACAAGCTGCACTCCACGGCCGAGGCCCATGAGCGGGTGATGGTCGTGGAGCTGATGGGCCGCCACACCGGCTGGATCGCGCTCTTCGCGGGAATGGCGGGCACCGCCGACGTGATCCTCATCCCCGAGATCCCCTACCGGTTGGACAGGGTCTGCGCGTCGATCGAGGACCGCTACGCCCGGGGACGCCGCTTCGCCATCGTGGCCGTGGCCGAGGGTGCCCGCGCCCTGAACGAGGACGCCGTCTTCATCGAGACCGGGCGTCCGGACGCCGCAGACCGGTACGGGGGGATCGCCGAACGGCTCGCCCG of the Gemmatimonadota bacterium genome contains:
- a CDS encoding 6-phosphofructokinase, whose translation is LAATAATFGFFTAVDTATDALDKLHSTAEAHERVMVVELMGRHTGWIALFAGMAGTADVILIPEIPYRLDRVCASIEDRYARGRRFAIVAVAEGARALNEDAVFIETGRPDAADRYGGIAERLARQIAEHTGRETRSLVLGHLQRGGHPNAYDRLLSLRFGAAAVQMIADGHFGCMVALDPPEVKAVPIVDAIRELKRVPLGGDVIATARAQGICLGD